In one Vigna radiata var. radiata cultivar VC1973A unplaced genomic scaffold, Vradiata_ver6 scaffold_158, whole genome shotgun sequence genomic region, the following are encoded:
- the LOC106752448 gene encoding agamous-like MADS-box protein AGL80, whose protein sequence is MGKLHKHSIFSELPCSFLLTLMARKKVDLTFITKTSKRKATFKKRKNGLIKKIGEISILCGIQACAIIYTPDEPEQPEVWPSEEGVESAITRFRSVSELEQSKKMFCQESFLRQRIVKVQEQLKKVRNENRKKEINHLISQYITVGNNHLETANLIDLNDISFLADQCLEDITKKIAARKAQMGAPVTENNGGETVTRHGEQARVNHVQVQGPYTDVDAMQNINWSADIINAAAPNDMLSLDDVNVQSGWLNQYIP, encoded by the exons ATGGGAAAGCTACACAAACATAGCATATTTTCAGAACTCCCTTGTTCTTTTCTGCTCACTCTCATGGCTAGAAAGAAGGTCGACCTTACTTTCATAACCAAAACCTCAAAGAGGAAGGCAACcttcaagaaaaggaaaaatg GTTTGATAAAAAAGATCGGTGAAATCAGCATCCTCTGTGGGATTCAAGCCTGTGCTATAATCTACACACCAGATGAACCTGAACAGCCAGAGGTTTGGCCGTCTGAGGAGGGAGTTGAAAGTGCTATCACCAGGTTCAGGAGTGTTTCTGAACTGGAGCAAAGCAAGAAAATGTTCTGTCAGGAAAGCTTCCTGAGGCAAAGGATCGTGAAGGTCCAAGAACAGTTGAAGAAAGTGAGGAATGAGAATCGGAAGAAAGAGATTAACCATCtcatttctcaatacatcaCTGTTGGGAACAACCACCTTGAGACTGCCAACCTCATTGATCTCAATGATATCTCATTCTTGGCTGATCAATGCTTGGAGGACATCACAAAGAAAATCGCTGCTCGCAAAGCCCAGATGGGGGCACCAGTTACTGAAAATAACGGTGGAGAAACTGTGACTCGCCATGGAGAACAAGCACGGGTGAACCATGTCCAAGTTCAAGGGCCTTACACTGATGTTGATGCCATGCAGAATATTAACTGGTCTGCTGATATCATCAATGCTGCTGCTCCCAATGACATGTTATCATTGGACGATGTTAATGTCCAAAGTGGTTGGCTTAACCAATATATCCCTTGA
- the LOC106752447 gene encoding uncharacterized protein LOC106752447 translates to MVTTRNAVEDPNGVIRALELRMEEMQRRHEEMQKKHEEEMAAVRAECLAQMREQAAHANGDKERTRPLEDEGEEHSNARKNEENKDGGEKGESTILVKNEAPSVPVPFARAIMEVQIPDRFIPPQFKTYDGTSDPEAHVKSFTNAMAFRTGCDAIWCRAFSLSLEGEALEWFDSLPDGSIENFKGLSNMFKNQFAACRTREATVVDLMNLKQGKEEPLKDFMDRFQKTVRRVKGLSTELALQHVMPGLRPGPFKDSVCRNPPKSMEELRQRTADEIRVEDMKQSYRKELQEAKAEKESRRDNQGGRSGGNKTRDGPRNPRFPQYTQLNAPRARILQESLSTHVMQVPQQRPTPPGADNSKHCLYHQNMGHNTEDCVTLKDKIEEMIRAGLLQQYVKGHRPAEDRAEGEKRGYVRHSYPRGGEKRAYTRSPPRSERNHRSSDCYNGRYAGNQRDEGRRSRSRSQERARSRPLRGVINTISGGFAGGGQSSSARKRSIRTLRSIHAVEVPKRTMLPITFTDEDFHAPDPEQDDPMVITVEIARYEVSKVLVDQGSSVNILYWKTFQQMDISEDLIVPFGEQLVGFAGERVDTRGYLDLRIRLGTSRSSEERKVRFLLVEANTSYNALLGRPCLNTFGAIVSTPHLTLKYPTSNRTICTVRADQRTTRECYAAGLKMFPREVKQKTSRSEVAMTDLDPRTNTEDRLEPIGETIPVLIGTDPTQTTLIARGMDPKVEERLRATLWRNRDLFAWTAADMPDIHPSVASHKLSLCREARPVAQKKRKMGEEKRKAVDAEVNKLKEAGFIREVTYTTWLANVVMVKKANGKWRMCTDYTDLNKASPKDSYPLPSIDALVDGASGHRMLSFLDAYSGYNQIPMHAPDVTKTAFMADRANYCYEVMPFGLKNAGATYQRLMDQIFASQIGRCMDVYVDDMVVRSGEGKSHLADLEEVFGQVRRYGMRLNPAKCTFGVAAGKFLGFMLTSRRIEANPDKCEAVMQMQSPRTLKDIQRLVGRLTALSRFIPKLAERIRPILRKMKKETTDKWDDECERAFTDVKSILLSPPVMSRPVAGEELQIYLGVSEMAVSAVLFQEKPVFKLIYFVSRTLQDTERRYQHLEKVALALLTAARRLRPYFQSHQVVVRSDHPISKILRKPDLAGRMVGWAVELSEFGIRYEPRGSVKGQHLADFAAELSPTEGEEWILFVDGASRRTVSGAGIVLEGPNGFLIEHSLVFKFKISNNQAEYEALIAGLELARNMGARRLTCRTDSQLVVGQMNGDFQVKEEHLLRYYHKASAIAQTFEKITVQHIPRELNARADMLSKLSSGKEKGQLTTIIRQVLLQPSIECQAITTDDADDWQVEIKALMKQQDDGVRLSSKDTKKIARFLMVGEDLYRRGFSSPLLKCLSKAEADYVMDELHNRICGLHTGGRTLKSRIVRAGYYWPTMEQDSATFVKKCLSCQAHAND, encoded by the coding sequence atggtgaccacgagaaaTGCTGTCGAAGATCCTAACGGAGTGATACGGGCATTGGAGTTGAGGATGGAGGAAATGCAACGAAGACATGAGGAGATGCAGAAGAAACACGAGGAAGAGATGGCGGCCGTGCGGGCCGAGTGTCTAGCCCAGATGAGGGAGCAAGCCGCGCACGCGAATGGGGACAAAGAGCGGACCCGGCCGTTGGAAGACGAGGGAGAGGAGCATAGTAATGCCCGGAAAAACGAGGAAAACAAAGATGGGGGGGAGAAAGGAGAAAGTACCATTCTGGTAAAGAATGAGGCACCCTCTGTGCCGGTGCCCTTTGCGCGGGCGATAATGGAAGTGCAGATACCCGACAGGTTCATTCCTCCACAATTCAAAACATATGACGGGACGTCCGACCCCGAGGCCCACGTTAAATCCTTCACAAATGCAATGGCATTTCGTACCGGCTGCGACGCCATCTGGTGTAGAGCGTTTTCACTGTCTCTGGAGGGAGAGGCGTTGGAATGGTTCGACTCCCTTCCGGACGGCTCAATAGAAAACTTCAAGGGATTAAGCAACATGTTTAAAAACCAGTTTGCCGCCTGTCGGACGCGGGAGGCCACGGTAGTTGACCTGATGAACCTCAAGCAAGGTAAGGAGGAACCCTTGAAAGACTTCATGGATCGATTCCAGAAAACCGTTCGGCGCGTGAAAGGACTCAGTACGGAGTTGGCTTTGCAGCATGTCATGCCAGGGTTACGTCCCGGACCGTTCAAAGACAGTGTGTGTCGAAATCCCCCCAAAAGTATGGAAGAACTGCGTCAACGGACGGCAGACGAGATCAGGGTGGAAGATATGAAACAAAGTTACCGAAAGGAACTTCAAGAAGCAAAGGCGGAGAAGGAAAGCCGCCGGGACAACCAGGGCGGCCGTTCCGGTGGCAATAAGACCAGGGACGGACCGCGGAACCCACGATTCCCGCAGTATACGCAATTAAACGCCCCCAGGGCCCGGATACTGCAGGAATCTCTAAGTACCCACGTAATGCAAGTCCCGCAACAACGCCCGACACCCCCGGGAGCGGACAACTCTAAACACTGTCTTTACCACCAAAATATGGGTCACAACACTGAGGATTGCGTGACGCTAAAGGACAAGATTGAAGAAATGATCAGGGCTGGACTTTTACAGCAGTATGTCAAAGGCCACCGACCGGCGGAAGATCGGGCGGAGGGCGAAAAGAGGGGGTATGTAAGACATAGTTACCCACGCGGGGGAGAGAAGAGAGCATACACCAGGAGTCCTCCTCGGTCGGAGAGGAATCACCGATCCTCCGACTGTTACAACGGGCGGTACGCCGGGAACCAGAGGGATGAAGGAAGAAGATCGCGCAGCAGGAGCCAAGAGAGGGCCCGTAGTCGACCATTGAGGGGAGTTATAAACACCATCTCGGGAGGATTTGCGGGCGGAGGACAATCTTCGTCCGCTCGAAAACGAAGTATCAGAACGCTGCGGTCCATTCACGCAGTAGAGGTCCCTAAAAGAACCATGCTCCCCATCACCTTCACGGATGAAGATTTCCACGCCCCCGACCCCGAACAAGACGACCCCATGGTCATCACCGTGGAGATAGCACGATATGAAGTAAGCAAGGTACTAGTAGACCAAGGTAGTTCGGTGAACATCCTCTACTGGAAGACTTTCCAGCAGATGGATATTTCGGAAGACCTCATCGTCCCGTTCGGTGAGCAGTTGGTGGGATTCGCCGGAGAAAGGGTTGACACCCGAGGCTACCTCGACTTAAGGATTCGTCTGGGCACTAGCCGCTCCAGCGAGGAGAGGAAAGTTCGATTTCTGTTGGTAGAAGCGAACACCTCCTACAATGCCCTGCTGGGACGGCCATGTCTCAACACGTTCGGCGCCATAGTGTCCACTCCCCACTTGACGCTTAAATACCCTACCTCCAACCGGACGATCTGCACGGTCCGGGCAGATCAGCGGACAACCAGGGAATGTTACGCCGCGGGTTTAAAGATGTTTCCTAGAGAGGTAAAGCAGAAAACCAGCAGATCGGAGGTAGCCATGACCGATTTGGACCCCAGGACCAACACAGAAGATCGCCTGGAGCCAATTGGCGAGACGATCCCCGTCCTTATCGGTACGGATCCTACCCAGACAACGCTTATCGCCCGAGGAATGGACCCGAAGGTGGAAGAACGGCTCAGGGCCACTTTGTGGCGCAATCGCGACCTGTTCGCGTGGACGGCGGCGGACATGCCCGATATCCATCCCTCCGTGGCATCCCATAAGTTAAGCTTGTGTCGGGAAGCCCGACCAGTGgcacaaaagaaaaggaagatggGAGAAGAGAAGCGTAAGGCAGTAGATGCAGAGGTCAACAAGTTAAAAGAAGCTGGATTCATCCGAGAAGTCACTTACACCACTTGGCTAGCCAATGTGGTTATGGTAAAGAAGGCAAACGGCAAGTGGCGCATGTGTACCGACTACACCGATTTGAACAAAGCCAGTCCGAAAGACTCCTACCCCCTCCCCAGCATCGACGCCCTAGTGGATGGCGCATCCGGCCATCGAATGCTCAGCTTCTTAGATGCGTATTCCGGGTATAACCAAATACCCATGCATGCTCCTGACGTCACCAAGACCGCTTTCATGGCGGATAGGGCCAACTACTGTTATGAGGTCATGCCATTCGGTCTAAAGAACGCTGGAGCCACATATCAAAGGTTGATGGATCAGATCTTCGCAAGCCAAATTGGCCGGTGCATGGATGTGTATGTAGACGACATGGTCGTACGGTCGGGGGAGGGCAAAAGTCATCTCGCGGATCTAGAAGAGGTGTTCGGTCAAGTCCGAAGGTATGGCATGCGGTTGAATCCTGCCAAGTGCACGTTCGGTGTAGCAGCCGGAAAATTTCTGGGTTTCATGCTCACGTCCAGAAGGATTGAAGCTAACCCTGATAAGTGCGAGGCCGTCATGCAAATGCAAAGCCCCCGCACTCTAAAAGATATTCAAAGGTTGGTCGGTCGCCTCACGGCGTTGTCGCGGTTCATACCCAAGTTGGCTGAAAGGATCCGCCCTATcttgagaaaaatgaagaaggaaACCACGGATAAGTGGGATGACGAATGTGAACGCGCTTTCACCGACGTCAAGAGTATCCTGCTGAGCCCTCCAGTAATGAGCCGACCGGTCGCAGGCGAGGAGCTCCAAATATACTTGGGGGTATCTGAGATGGCCGTAAGCGCGGTTCTGTTCCAAGAGAAACCAGTTTTTAAACTGATCTATTTTGTCAGTCGAACTCTGCAGGATACCGAACGGCGATATCAACACCTGGAAAAGGTGGCTCTGGCCCTCCTCACTGCAGCCAGGAGATTAAGACCATACTTCCAAAGTCACCAAGTGGTCGTCCGGTCAGATCACCCCATATCGAAAATACTTCGAAAGCCTGATCTTGCCGGTCGGATGGTCGGTTGGGCAGTGGAGCTGTCTGAGTTCGGAATCCGCTACGAACCCAGAGGCTCGGTAAAGGGTCAACACTTGGCAGATTTCGCAGCAGAGTTGTCACCAACTGAGGGGGAAGAGTGGATTTTGTTCGTTGACGGGGCGTCAAGACGGACCGTTAGTGGAGCGGGGATAGTACTGGAAGGTCCGAACGGGTTCCTGATAGAGCACTCCCTcgtgttcaaatttaaaatttccaaCAATCAAGCCGAGTACGAAGCTTTGATAGCCGGCTTGGAGCTCGCACGCAACATGGGAGCAAGACGACTCACCTGCCGGACTGATTCGCAGCTCGTCGTGGGACAGATGAATGGAGACTTTCAAGTCAAAGAGGAACACCTCCTGAGGTACTACCATAAAGCCTCAGCTATAGCCCAAACCTTCGAGAAGATAACCGTGCAACACATACCCCGCGAGCTGAATGCCCGGGCGGACATGCTCTCCAAGTTGAGCTCCGGAAAGGAAAAGGGCCAACTCACTACCATCATCCGACAAGTGCTGCTACAACCATCCATTGAATGTCAAGCTATAACTACGGATGATGCAGATGATTGGCAGGTGGAGATAAAGGCACTAATGAAGCAGCAAGACGATGGCGTCCGTCTATCTTCCAAAGACACAAAGAAGATCGCACGTTTCCTGATGGTAGGGGAAGATTTGTACAGAAGAGGATTTTCATCTCCCCTACTGAAATGCCTCAGTAAAGCCGAGGCCGATTACGTCATGGACGAGTTACACAACAGGATATGCGGCCTCCATACCGGAGGGCGAACACTCAAGTCGCGCATTGTCCGGGCGGGGTACTACTGGCCGACCATGGAACAAGATTCTGCCACTTTCGTGAAGAAATGTCTAAGCTGTCAGGCGCATGCGAACGACTGA